From Pseudanabaena sp. PCC 6802, one genomic window encodes:
- a CDS encoding MFS transporter — translation MSKRLFLLFVCLFVVMIGFGVSLPVLPFYAKHLHAAGIARETIAIHITLLTSIYAFVQLIAAPFWGQWSDRIGRRPLILLGIAGSAIAQLLFGFASSLTMLYVVRAVGGFLSSAMLPAATAYVADLTSERDRAKGMAWLGTAVSLGVIAGPAFGGLTTREDLHFTFGLFDIKIENYAPPFFLAAVLMFLTLLAALRWLPESLSSKSETVLAHQPALNWKKLGKPLLLLLGLTTIAQFGLTLFEVVFALYGQEKLGFGPIQISIVFMVCGSVMTLFQTIAVGYLFRHVSAISQVALGFALMGSGISLLLMARSLPIVLGVVAILAFGMALIAPNLAALISERGGQHTGTVLGIQNAANSFGQVGGSMLGGVLFAWQVSSPYVFAGVLLVVTSLLLGSMKKHQENLA, via the coding sequence ATGAGTAAAAGGCTATTCTTACTGTTTGTTTGTTTATTTGTCGTCATGATTGGCTTCGGAGTAAGTCTGCCTGTACTTCCTTTCTACGCCAAACATCTACATGCAGCAGGTATTGCGCGTGAAACGATCGCGATTCACATTACCTTATTAACTAGCATTTATGCCTTCGTTCAGTTGATTGCAGCACCATTTTGGGGACAATGGTCAGATCGAATCGGCAGACGACCCTTAATCTTGCTCGGAATTGCTGGTTCCGCCATTGCCCAACTCCTATTTGGGTTTGCCTCTTCCCTAACAATGCTGTACGTTGTTCGGGCAGTCGGTGGGTTTCTATCCTCTGCGATGCTGCCTGCTGCAACAGCTTATGTTGCCGATTTAACTTCTGAGCGCGATCGCGCCAAAGGAATGGCTTGGCTCGGTACAGCAGTAAGTCTTGGAGTAATTGCAGGTCCAGCTTTCGGTGGCTTGACAACTCGTGAAGACTTACATTTCACCTTTGGTCTTTTCGATATCAAAATTGAAAACTATGCTCCTCCATTTTTTCTAGCTGCGGTTTTGATGTTCTTAACGCTGCTAGCTGCTCTCCGTTGGTTGCCGGAATCGTTATCATCGAAATCAGAAACTGTACTCGCTCATCAGCCAGCCCTGAATTGGAAAAAGCTTGGTAAACCACTATTACTGCTATTGGGATTAACAACGATCGCACAGTTTGGACTTACGCTCTTTGAAGTCGTTTTTGCGTTATATGGTCAAGAAAAATTGGGATTCGGCCCCATCCAAATAAGCATTGTATTCATGGTTTGTGGCTCAGTAATGACACTCTTTCAAACCATTGCTGTGGGCTATTTGTTTCGACATGTAAGTGCGATCTCCCAGGTTGCTTTGGGATTTGCACTCATGGGAAGCGGGATATCCCTGCTGCTCATGGCGAGATCGCTTCCCATTGTGCTGGGAGTAGTCGCTATATTGGCATTCGGTATGGCATTGATCGCCCCAAACTTAGCTGCTTTGATTTCAGAGCGGGGCGGTCAACACACGGGAACAGTGTTAGGAATTCAAAATGCCGCCAATAGCTTCGGACAAGTTGGGGGATCGATGTTAGGGGGGGTTCTATTTGCATGGCAAGTAAGCTCCCCTTATGTTTTTGCTGGTGTTTTACTGGTTGTAACTAGCTTACTGCTGGGTTCGATGAAGAAACATCAGGAAAATCTAGCGTAA
- a CDS encoding DUF3105 domain-containing protein produces the protein MDKTSKVLRKRPSPFLAKVREHIWIVFPFSMVAIVVILAINNYKPKTFERFEVTTQGNSLPPLKAGVTLPGTIFPNLGQQHILEGQRVTYNSNPPTSGSHYATPASWGIYIKEPPVDEQLVHNLEHGGIIISYNPQLIKSEDLEKVKAQARELRTVNPRIIVTPRPNLDSAIALTAWGYLQKLQSYDPVLIKTFYDAHIARSPECQNGLCPI, from the coding sequence ATGGATAAAACAAGCAAAGTATTACGCAAACGTCCTTCCCCCTTTCTAGCAAAAGTACGAGAACATATATGGATAGTCTTTCCATTTAGCATGGTGGCGATCGTGGTCATACTGGCGATTAACAACTATAAGCCAAAGACATTTGAGCGATTCGAGGTAACAACACAAGGGAACTCCCTTCCACCGTTAAAAGCTGGGGTAACCCTCCCTGGTACAATTTTCCCTAACTTAGGGCAGCAACATATACTAGAAGGACAGCGAGTTACCTACAATTCCAATCCTCCCACTTCTGGATCGCACTATGCAACCCCTGCAAGTTGGGGCATCTACATTAAAGAACCACCTGTCGATGAGCAGTTAGTACATAATCTGGAACATGGCGGCATTATTATTAGCTACAATCCTCAACTGATTAAAAGTGAAGATTTAGAGAAGGTTAAGGCACAGGCTCGTGAATTGAGAACCGTTAATCCTCGTATTATTGTCACGCCACGACCAAATCTTGATTCAGCGATCGCTCTGACTGCTTGGGGATACCTGCAAAAACTTCAAAGTTATGACCCCGTGCTAATAAAGACATTTTATGACGCGCACATTGCCCGCAGCCCTGAATGTCAGAATGGTCTGTGTCCGATTTAG
- a CDS encoding class I SAM-dependent methyltransferase: MGIYSQLILPRLMDWSMSNPVFAEYRKEVLANVQGEVLEIGFGPGLNLAYYPYHVEKITTIDANSGMQAIAEPRIRDSSIQVEYRVLNSESLPMPDNTFDSVVSTWTLCSIAKVNRAIAEIHRVLKPGGKFFFIEHGLSSDRNVQIWQNRLTPLQKVIADGCHLNRNIQQLVANHFSDVAVEQFYVERLPKVGGYMYKGIATKI; the protein is encoded by the coding sequence ATGGGCATCTATTCACAATTAATTTTGCCTCGATTGATGGATTGGTCTATGTCTAATCCAGTGTTCGCAGAGTATCGAAAAGAAGTCCTCGCCAACGTGCAAGGTGAAGTACTTGAAATCGGCTTTGGTCCGGGCCTAAACCTGGCCTACTATCCCTATCATGTTGAAAAGATTACGACTATTGATGCGAATTCAGGAATGCAAGCTATTGCTGAGCCACGCATTCGAGATTCATCCATCCAAGTTGAGTATCGCGTTCTCAATAGCGAATCCTTGCCAATGCCTGACAATACGTTTGATAGCGTCGTCAGCACTTGGACGCTGTGCAGCATTGCCAAAGTCAATCGCGCAATCGCAGAAATCCATCGCGTTCTCAAGCCAGGCGGTAAATTCTTTTTCATCGAACATGGACTCAGTAGCGATCGCAACGTGCAGATATGGCAGAACCGCCTTACCCCCTTGCAAAAAGTGATTGCGGATGGTTGTCATCTTAACCGCAATATTCAACAACTGGTGGCAAATCATTTCAGCGATGTTGCAGTCGAGCAATTTTACGTGGAACGCTTACCAAAGGTGGGAGGCTATATGTATAAAGGGATAGCAACTAAGATATAA
- a CDS encoding FAD-dependent oxidoreductase produces the protein MRIAIIGGGASGMATAYLLDKQGHHVIVLERQPMLGGHIRTLNKNVKPNQSECNEILESGVLEFPTVFHNFVALMQELGVELVPVDIGSALFPRNGDHFLSEVAIEKNFAGIQRLIEYLRFDTVHVRSAGLWLKTRFANMKYFYDQPLSHYLKDDSTSSLWLKLLTMYSYSIPFELIDDFPAELAIPMLRDYLAVNWLRVEGGVYTYIEKILECFKGEVFLNMEIASISRSPDVVKIKHLNGAMQEFDKVVFATPPDQVMALLADPTDAEIKRFSAWKANYATTTVHRDTSMYFEQGIRHPSEFDFFQTNTRWGYNGCLNQLCGISSSPQHHFLSFQLEELIAKDRIIHIQEHHTPLYTTESFRYRDEVVATNGENNTYHAGAYLGDGLHEGAISSALRVAELIG, from the coding sequence ATGAGAATTGCGATTATTGGGGGCGGAGCCAGTGGTATGGCCACAGCTTACCTGCTCGATAAACAAGGGCATCATGTCATCGTGTTGGAACGGCAACCCATGCTAGGGGGACATATTCGGACTCTGAACAAAAACGTGAAGCCAAACCAATCTGAGTGCAATGAAATTTTGGAAAGTGGTGTACTCGAATTTCCCACTGTATTTCATAACTTCGTTGCTCTCATGCAAGAGCTGGGAGTGGAATTAGTACCCGTTGATATCGGTTCAGCATTGTTTCCCAGAAATGGCGATCATTTTTTATCGGAGGTCGCGATCGAGAAAAACTTCGCAGGCATCCAACGTCTGATCGAATATCTTCGATTTGATACCGTCCATGTCCGTTCCGCTGGATTATGGCTGAAAACCCGATTTGCTAATATGAAGTATTTTTACGACCAGCCACTATCGCACTATCTGAAAGACGATAGTACTAGTAGCCTCTGGCTCAAGTTGCTGACGATGTATAGCTACTCGATACCGTTTGAACTGATCGACGATTTTCCAGCAGAATTGGCAATTCCGATGTTACGGGACTACCTTGCAGTCAACTGGCTCAGGGTTGAAGGCGGTGTATATACTTACATTGAAAAAATTCTGGAATGCTTTAAAGGTGAAGTCTTCCTAAATATGGAGATTGCCAGTATTTCCAGAAGCCCAGATGTCGTGAAAATTAAGCACTTGAACGGCGCAATGCAGGAGTTTGATAAAGTCGTGTTTGCCACGCCACCCGACCAGGTAATGGCGCTGTTAGCTGACCCAACCGATGCTGAAATTAAACGCTTCTCAGCTTGGAAAGCCAATTATGCAACTACTACAGTTCATAGGGATACTTCCATGTATTTCGAACAAGGCATTCGACACCCCTCAGAATTTGATTTTTTCCAGACAAACACCCGTTGGGGATATAACGGTTGCTTGAATCAGCTTTGCGGCATCTCCTCATCGCCACAGCATCATTTCCTGTCGTTCCAATTGGAGGAGCTTATTGCCAAAGATCGCATCATTCATATTCAGGAGCACCACACTCCGTTGTATACCACTGAATCTTTTCGATACCGAGATGAAGTGGTTGCGACTAACGGCGAGAATAACACCTACCATGCGGGAGCCTACCTTGGTGATGGCTTGCATGAAGGAGCTATCTCCTCTGCTCTTCGAGTCGCTGAATTGATCGGTTAA
- a CDS encoding class I SAM-dependent methyltransferase — MTTESKVKAQYDRVAEIYDRRWRSYLTDTLTFLKDYMNLSGNETILDIACGTGELERLLIAAHPRLKIVGVDISEKMLEIAQSKFTGDRNIEFVQASAIALPFPDRSFDIIVTANAFHYFEHPAAALQEMCRVLKPDGKVIVMDWCRDYWCCQILDIILKLIDPAHKNCYTQQELHDYLVEAGFDVTAEQRVRLQFLWGMMAATGNVLTP, encoded by the coding sequence ATGACAACTGAATCTAAGGTTAAAGCACAATACGATCGCGTTGCAGAGATTTACGATCGCCGCTGGCGTTCCTATCTCACAGATACGCTAACTTTCCTGAAGGACTACATGAATCTTTCAGGGAACGAGACTATCCTGGATATTGCCTGTGGTACGGGCGAACTAGAAAGATTGCTAATTGCTGCCCATCCTCGCTTAAAGATCGTAGGCGTTGATATTTCCGAAAAGATGCTGGAAATCGCGCAGTCAAAATTTACTGGCGATCGCAATATCGAATTTGTGCAAGCAAGCGCGATCGCGCTACCGTTTCCAGATCGCAGTTTTGACATCATCGTAACGGCAAATGCATTTCATTATTTCGAGCATCCCGCCGCTGCCTTGCAAGAAATGTGCCGTGTTCTCAAACCTGACGGGAAAGTTATTGTCATGGATTGGTGTCGAGACTATTGGTGTTGTCAGATTCTCGATATCATCCTTAAACTGATTGACCCTGCTCACAAGAATTGTTACACCCAACAGGAGCTACATGACTACTTAGTCGAAGCTGGTTTTGATGTCACTGCCGAACAAAGAGTAAGACTGCAATTCCTTTGGGGAATGATGGCGGCTACAGGTAATGTTCTCACTCCTTGA
- a CDS encoding DevA family ABC transporter ATP-binding protein, translating into MTQEPVISIRNLNHYFGQGDLKKQVLFDINLEIYAGEIVIMMGPSGSGKTTLLTLIGGLRALQEGSLKVFGYELDGASKEQLVNIRRDIGYIFQAHNLLEFLTAWENVQTALELHEDIPVEEFRARADAILKEVGLEHRANYFPDNLSGGQKQKVAIARALVSHPKLLLADEPTAALDSKSGRDVVELMQHLSQEQGCPILVVTHDNRILDIADRIIRMEDGRLTPAAIAT; encoded by the coding sequence ATGACTCAAGAACCTGTTATTAGTATTCGGAATCTCAATCACTACTTCGGTCAAGGCGATCTGAAGAAGCAGGTTTTATTTGACATTAACCTGGAAATTTATGCCGGGGAGATTGTAATCATGATGGGCCCTTCTGGCTCAGGTAAAACTACTTTGCTAACCTTAATTGGTGGATTGCGAGCTTTACAAGAAGGTAGTCTCAAAGTTTTTGGTTATGAGCTAGATGGAGCTAGTAAAGAGCAACTCGTTAACATCCGTCGGGATATTGGCTACATTTTTCAAGCGCATAATCTGCTGGAATTTCTGACTGCATGGGAAAACGTGCAGACCGCACTCGAACTTCATGAAGACATTCCAGTTGAGGAGTTTCGGGCAAGAGCAGATGCCATACTCAAGGAAGTTGGATTGGAACATCGGGCGAACTACTTCCCAGACAACCTCTCTGGTGGTCAGAAACAAAAGGTAGCGATCGCTCGTGCCCTGGTCAGCCATCCCAAACTGCTTCTGGCTGACGAACCAACGGCTGCATTAGATAGTAAGTCAGGACGAGATGTAGTGGAACTGATGCAGCATCTATCACAGGAACAGGGCTGTCCCATTCTGGTAGTGACACATGACAACCGCATTTTAGACATCGCCGATCGCATTATTCGTATGGAAGATGGTCGTCTCACACCCGCTGCGATCGCTACTTGA
- a CDS encoding four-helix bundle copper-binding protein encodes MTTATLDTCIRDCLDCLRECEICASTCLGGEHTSMMAECIRLCQDCADLCTLCARFMLRGSSLCKEVCVACAKACELCAQECDKHASHDDRCKRCAEACRLCAKSLHQVAQAA; translated from the coding sequence ATGACAACTGCAACACTGGATACTTGCATTCGAGATTGTTTGGATTGCTTGCGAGAATGTGAAATCTGCGCCAGCACTTGCCTGGGTGGAGAGCATACGTCAATGATGGCTGAATGCATCCGCCTCTGTCAGGACTGTGCTGATTTGTGCACATTGTGTGCCCGCTTCATGCTGCGGGGATCGAGCCTCTGTAAAGAAGTTTGTGTTGCCTGTGCCAAAGCCTGCGAACTCTGCGCTCAAGAATGCGATAAGCACGCATCTCACGACGATCGCTGTAAGCGATGTGCTGAAGCTTGTCGTCTTTGTGCAAAAAGTTTACACCAAGTAGCACAAGCAGCTTAG
- a CDS encoding phytoene desaturase family protein, translating to MKPDFLIVGSGLSALVFGALMANSGKTVQILEAHEHPGGFGHTFTMAKKYTFNAQFHYVWDCGEGQTVNRVLKKLGLDREVTFERYDANGFDHMRMPGHALDIPSEPEELIQRLSALFPAHSDRIRQFVNEVEKTGVGLKIIAPPIKPTEILKHPSEALCAVQYLNSTLQNVFDKFQLPQAAQTLLALQWLDFLLPPNQLSFYAWVALFRGYQAGAFYPTQHFESVINALVKVIESHGGQLLLNHEVTKFRVTDRTVTGVEAIDLTTHQTSEFTGNTVICNIDPQRAAKMIGEEKFSKTVRRKLNYEYSASNYMAYCVVKDLDLREYGFGKWNLAHSGHDDLNESFAQMYDRHDFSNPSFAITTPTLLTEARGDCPEDCQIVEFLTVANYDYFKQLRESDRKAYNQKKQEILDSILNVVEKHYVPNFRKHMVFHITGSPTTNERFCWSPNGNSYGSSLTPHNMGLGRLNHETSLNQFYFCNASSGYPGFAPTIWTGALLYQRLSGDVFLGNG from the coding sequence ATGAAGCCAGATTTCCTCATCGTCGGCAGTGGCTTATCAGCCTTGGTCTTTGGTGCTCTGATGGCAAACTCCGGCAAGACAGTGCAAATCCTCGAAGCCCATGAGCATCCTGGTGGTTTTGGGCATACGTTTACGATGGCTAAAAAGTATACATTTAACGCTCAATTTCACTATGTCTGGGATTGCGGTGAAGGGCAAACCGTCAATCGGGTACTCAAAAAACTGGGCTTGGATCGGGAAGTGACCTTTGAGCGGTATGACGCCAACGGCTTTGACCATATGCGAATGCCAGGTCATGCCTTGGACATTCCCTCGGAACCAGAAGAACTGATTCAGCGATTGTCTGCGCTGTTTCCCGCACATAGCGATCGCATCCGCCAATTCGTCAACGAAGTCGAAAAGACGGGCGTAGGCTTGAAAATAATTGCTCCTCCAATCAAGCCAACTGAAATACTCAAACATCCAAGTGAAGCATTGTGCGCTGTCCAGTATCTCAACAGCACCCTTCAAAATGTATTTGACAAGTTTCAACTACCTCAAGCCGCTCAAACTCTATTGGCTCTGCAATGGCTTGATTTTTTACTGCCTCCAAATCAACTCTCATTTTATGCTTGGGTCGCCTTATTTCGAGGCTATCAGGCAGGTGCTTTTTACCCGACTCAGCATTTTGAGAGCGTTATTAATGCGTTGGTGAAGGTGATTGAATCACACGGGGGACAGTTGCTGCTTAACCATGAAGTCACAAAATTTAGGGTCACAGATAGAACGGTTACAGGAGTGGAGGCGATCGATCTCACCACCCATCAGACCTCTGAATTTACGGGTAATACGGTGATTTGTAATATTGATCCCCAAAGAGCCGCCAAAATGATTGGAGAAGAAAAGTTCTCTAAAACTGTACGCCGAAAACTCAACTATGAATATTCGGCATCTAACTACATGGCTTACTGCGTCGTCAAAGATCTCGACCTCAGAGAATATGGATTTGGCAAGTGGAATCTCGCCCATAGCGGACATGACGATCTAAATGAATCCTTCGCGCAGATGTACGATCGCCATGACTTTTCTAATCCTAGTTTTGCGATCACTACGCCTACTTTATTGACAGAAGCGAGGGGGGATTGCCCAGAGGACTGTCAAATTGTGGAATTTCTCACTGTTGCCAATTACGACTATTTCAAGCAATTACGGGAGAGCGATCGCAAAGCCTACAACCAGAAAAAGCAAGAAATCTTAGATTCCATCCTGAATGTCGTGGAAAAACACTACGTACCAAATTTTAGGAAGCACATGGTCTTCCATATCACAGGCAGCCCTACCACTAATGAGCGGTTTTGCTGGAGTCCGAATGGAAATTCCTACGGCTCCAGTCTGACCCCGCACAACATGGGTTTAGGGCGACTAAATCACGAAACCTCGCTCAACCAGTTTTATTTCTGCAATGCCTCATCTGGCTATCCAGGCTTTGCTCCGACCATTTGGACAGGAGCACTGCTGTATCAGCGCTTATCTGGCGATGTGTTTTTAGGCAACGGCTAA
- a CDS encoding heavy metal-responsive transcriptional regulator gives MVTAFCQEQTLLQIGQVATKSGIPIKTIRYYEELGLLKSSGRTEGQFRLFLPDIIKRLAFIKRLQKLGLSLQEIAEILQVYDRGLTPCDEIEQRLKHQILEIDRRIAELMTLRNEIVNLLEDWTPTQRLETGEVCPILQKNDF, from the coding sequence ATGGTGACTGCATTCTGCCAAGAGCAAACACTGTTACAGATTGGTCAAGTTGCGACGAAGAGCGGCATTCCGATCAAAACGATTCGTTACTACGAAGAACTCGGCTTACTTAAGTCATCAGGGCGAACTGAGGGGCAATTCCGCTTGTTTTTACCTGATATTATCAAGCGTCTTGCCTTTATTAAACGATTACAAAAGTTGGGGTTGAGCTTGCAAGAGATTGCTGAGATTTTGCAAGTTTACGATCGCGGCTTAACTCCCTGCGATGAAATTGAGCAGCGGTTAAAGCATCAAATCCTCGAAATCGATCGCCGCATTGCAGAACTGATGACTTTGAGGAATGAGATCGTTAACCTGCTTGAAGATTGGACTCCCACCCAGCGACTAGAGACAGGTGAAGTCTGTCCGATTTTACAGAAAAATGATTTTTAA
- a CDS encoding ABC exporter membrane fusion protein encodes MDIPSKTRQAKSSKRWIAIAIATGLVTLAVAVYTISRYRPLSPSPILTAETTTANAGIVTALGRLEPRGEAVHLSSTSSLEGTRILQVLVKEGDAVRAGQMLAILDSRDRALAILKEAQGQLSVTQARLAQVKAGAKAGEIDAQTATIQRMEAELQGNVTAQVATVERLAAELRNAETEYERYQKLSQEGVISASILDSKRLTFESAQAKLQEGRATLKRIRGSVQAQLNEAKANLNRIAEVRPTDVQVAEADVDRAIATVEKTKADLDLAYVRAPKAGRVLKVHIRPGEAISDRGKGVFEIGQTDQIDVVAEVYETDIGKVQVGQSATITSPAFGGKLRGTVAQIGWEVGKKDILNTDPAAATDVRVVEVKIQLNSSSSKQVAGLSNLQVTVEIALGAVKP; translated from the coding sequence ATGGACATACCTTCAAAAACTCGACAAGCCAAATCTTCAAAACGATGGATAGCGATCGCGATCGCCACAGGACTTGTCACGCTTGCTGTCGCAGTCTACACCATTTCTCGCTACCGTCCCCTATCCCCTAGTCCTATCCTAACGGCGGAAACAACTACTGCCAACGCTGGCATCGTCACTGCTTTAGGTCGTTTAGAGCCACGAGGAGAAGCGGTACACCTGTCCTCGACAAGTTCACTGGAGGGAACGCGAATTTTGCAAGTACTGGTGAAAGAAGGGGACGCAGTCCGAGCTGGACAGATGCTTGCCATTTTAGATAGCCGCGATCGCGCTCTAGCAATCCTTAAAGAGGCTCAAGGACAGTTGAGCGTAACGCAAGCCCGATTGGCACAGGTGAAAGCTGGCGCGAAAGCTGGAGAGATCGATGCTCAGACGGCAACAATTCAGCGCATGGAAGCGGAATTGCAGGGAAATGTAACGGCTCAAGTTGCAACCGTGGAGAGACTAGCAGCAGAGCTTCGTAATGCCGAAACCGAGTACGAACGTTACCAAAAACTCTCTCAAGAAGGGGTTATTTCCGCATCCATTCTCGACAGTAAGCGACTCACCTTTGAAAGCGCCCAGGCAAAACTGCAAGAAGGCAGGGCAACGTTAAAGCGAATTCGCGGATCGGTGCAGGCTCAACTGAATGAAGCCAAAGCTAATCTCAATCGGATTGCCGAAGTGCGTCCAACCGATGTGCAAGTGGCTGAAGCAGATGTGGATCGAGCGATCGCGACAGTTGAAAAGACAAAAGCAGATCTGGATCTGGCGTATGTGCGGGCACCTAAAGCTGGTCGCGTCTTAAAAGTTCATATCCGCCCTGGTGAAGCGATCTCCGATCGCGGCAAGGGCGTATTTGAAATTGGCCAAACCGATCAGATCGATGTAGTAGCAGAAGTATATGAAACTGACATTGGCAAAGTGCAGGTGGGGCAAAGCGCCACAATAACTAGTCCTGCGTTTGGCGGGAAATTGCGCGGTACAGTTGCTCAAATCGGCTGGGAAGTTGGTAAGAAAGACATTCTCAATACTGACCCAGCCGCAGCTACCGATGTCCGTGTGGTAGAAGTCAAAATCCAATTGAATTCAAGCTCTAGCAAGCAAGTTGCAGGCTTGTCAAACTTGCAGGTAACGGTGGAGATTGCACTAGGAGCCGTAAAGCCGTGA
- the devC gene encoding ABC transporter permease DevC: MSPKNRSRKLFLAWLQLSRERARLLVALAGIAFAVILMFMQMGFQGALYVSATRVHQSLNADLVLINPRSRALINMNNFSRRRLYQALSIDGVESINAMYVGLGTWKSAESQRDRAILAIGIDPTKITLHIPEINQYLGHIKLDDMAILDRISRPEFQPFIEAVAQGKVITPEVNNRRIKIMGLFTVGSSFGSDALLITSDINFLRIFKTRAPGEINVGLIKLKPSAKVEKVMQALKTNLPNDIQVLTHAEFVDFEKNYWKKNTAIGFVFTMGTIMGFIVGSVIVYQVLYTNVSDHLAEYATLKAMGYRDRYLLHMVFQEALILAVLGYVPGFAVTLGLYNLTQTATSLPMTMDIERGISVLALTILMCFISGAIAVRKLQAADPADIF; the protein is encoded by the coding sequence GTGAGTCCCAAAAACAGGAGTCGCAAGCTGTTTCTTGCCTGGTTACAACTGAGCCGAGAACGAGCCAGGCTCCTGGTTGCGCTAGCAGGGATTGCCTTTGCAGTGATTCTCATGTTTATGCAAATGGGGTTCCAGGGAGCGCTGTATGTAAGTGCGACCCGCGTACACCAGAGTCTTAATGCCGATCTGGTACTGATTAATCCCCGTTCCCGCGCCTTGATCAATATGAACAACTTTTCTCGACGGCGGCTTTATCAGGCTCTCAGTATTGATGGTGTTGAGTCTATTAATGCGATGTATGTCGGTCTGGGTACCTGGAAAAGTGCCGAAAGCCAGCGCGATCGCGCCATCTTAGCGATCGGCATCGATCCCACAAAAATCACGCTGCATATTCCAGAAATCAACCAATACCTGGGACACATCAAACTGGATGACATGGCGATTCTCGATCGCATTTCTCGTCCAGAATTTCAACCCTTTATCGAAGCTGTGGCGCAGGGCAAGGTCATTACACCAGAAGTGAATAATCGACGCATCAAGATTATGGGTTTATTTACAGTTGGCTCCTCCTTTGGTTCCGATGCACTGCTAATCACCAGCGATATTAACTTCTTGCGGATATTCAAAACCCGCGCACCTGGAGAAATCAACGTTGGCTTAATCAAACTAAAACCCAGTGCAAAGGTTGAAAAAGTCATGCAGGCATTGAAAACAAATTTGCCCAATGATATCCAAGTCTTGACCCATGCTGAATTTGTGGATTTTGAGAAAAACTATTGGAAAAAGAACACTGCTATTGGCTTTGTATTCACCATGGGAACCATCATGGGCTTCATCGTTGGTAGCGTGATTGTCTATCAGGTACTCTATACAAATGTCTCCGATCATCTAGCTGAATATGCCACGCTAAAAGCAATGGGTTACCGCGATCGCTATCTGCTGCATATGGTGTTTCAAGAAGCCTTAATCCTGGCGGTACTGGGCTATGTTCCTGGATTTGCCGTCACCCTGGGTTTATATAATCTCACTCAAACCGCGACAAGCCTGCCGATGACAATGGATATCGAACGAGGAATATCGGTTTTAGCCCTCACGATTCTGATGTGCTTTATTTCAGGCGCGATCGCTGTACGCAAACTCCAAGCTGCCGATCCCGCTGATATCTTTTAG